From the genome of Streptomyces xanthophaeus:
CCGGGTGTGGCGCCAGGAGACGTCCAACTACGACTCCAAGTACGCCGCGCTCTACTACCCGTGGATCAAGGTCTTCGATCCGGCAGGCGGTCAGACCCGGTTGATCCCGCCGAGCGGCCACGTCGCCGGCATCTGGGCCCGCAACGACTTCGAGCGCGGCGTGCACAAGGCCCCCGCCAACGAGGTCGTGCGCGGCGCGGTCGACCTGGAGTTGCAGATCACCCGGGGCGAGCAGGACCTGCTCAACCCGATCGGCATCAACTGCATCCGCACCTTCCCCGGCCGAGGCATCCGCGTGTGGGGCGCGCGCACCCTCTCCTCCGACCCGGCCTGGCGCTACCTCAACGTCCGCAGGTACTTCAACTACCTGGAGGAGTCGATCCTCAACGGCACCCAGTGGGTGGTGTTCGAGCCCAACGACCAGGCGTTGTGGGCCCGGATCAGGCGGAACATCTCCGCGTTCCTGGTCACGGAGTGGCGCAGCGGTGCGCTGTTCGGCGCCACGCCGGAGGACGCCTACTACGTGAAGTGCGACGCCGAGACCAACCCGACGGAGTCGGTGGACCTCGGGCGGGTCATCTGCCAGATCGGTGTCTCGCCGGTCAAGCCCGCCGAGTTCGTGATCTTCCGGCTGGCGCAGTTCTCCGGAGGCAGCGGGGAGCTGGAGGAGTAGCGGTCCGGCCGCCTCCGCCCCTCGCTCGACAGTGCACATCCACAGGTCCCGGCATCAGCAGATGGAAAGGCTTTTTCATGGCCGCTCAGGGTGATTCCCTCACCACCAACAACTTCGGCCTCCAGATCGACGGCGTCATGGTCGAGTACCTGCACGGCGTGGGCGAGATCGGGATGGAGCAGGACGTCATCGAGTACCAGCAGGTCTCGGCGAACGGGCAGCCCATCACCAAGAAGATGCCCGGCGTGAAGAAGGCCGGTGAGACCACCGTCACGCGCGGTATGGAGCAGTCCACCGCCTTCACCGAGTGGATCAACGCCTCGCTGCGCGGCGACATGGGGTCGGCGCGCAAGAACGCGAGCATCATCTACATGGACTCCCAGTACAACCCGGTCAGGCGTCAGCATCTGCGCAACGCCTGGTGCAGCAAGGTGATGGGCGCGGCGGCGACGGCGGGCGAGGCCGCCGTGATGACCGAGACCGTCACGATCGTCTACGAAGAGCTGGTCACCGAGTAATGCGCCGCGGACCTGTCAGGCCCGCCACCGACGTCGCCGCCGCCACCTCCGCCTTCGCGGACGTGGCGGTCCCGCCCGTCGGGCCGGCGCAAGTGCCTCCCGCACGACAGCAGTTGCGGACCGAGTTCGCGTTCGAGCTGCCACGCGGGTACGTGGACGACATGGGCACCGTGCATCGCGAGGGCGTGATGCGACTGGCGACCGCCCGGGACGAGCTGCTTCCGCTGCAGGACATGCGGGTGCAGCAGAACCCCGCGTATCTCTCCGTGGTGCTGCTCGGCCGGGTCATCACCCAGTTGGGCACCGTGGCACACATGCACGACGGCGTGGTGGAGAACATGTTCGCCTCCGACCTCGCCTTTCTGCAGGACTTCTACCGGCAGGTCAACGCCGAGGGCCATACCAGGGCCGGTGTTTCCTGCCCGCACTGCGAGCAGCCGTTCGAGGTCGAACTCGGCGGGAGCCGCCTGGGGGAATCGTGACGTACGCGACCGACCGGATCCATGACGAGATCGCGTACATCGCCTACCACTTCCACTGGAGTCTGGACGCCATCCTGGACCTCGAACACCGTGAGCGGCGGCGATACGCCGAGCAGATCGCCACGTTGGTGACGCGCGCCGCGCCACAAACGGAGCGGTGATGGGTATCTTCGACCGACTCAAGGGCCGGCGCCGGGGCCGGGAACGCGGCGCGGGCGGGAACGGCACGGTGCCGGGCCCCACCCCCGAGGCGCCCGCAGGCAGCGGGGCCCTTGCCGGCAACGGTGCTGCTGCGGGCACCGGTGCAGCCGCGGGCACCGGTGCCGGCGCTTCCGGAGGGGGACGTGGCTGGGCCGCTCTGCCACCGATCCAGCGCGTCATGCCGTCGTCGGTGCGGCAGACGGTCGCGTCCGCGGATTTCGGCAGCTCCCTGACCACCTGGCAGAACCACTCCTTCTCCGGGACGCTCTCGCACGCCGTGCTGGACGGCGCCCCGACCGGTCTCATCAAGGACACGCTGTCGTTCGCCCGAGGATCCGGGGCGGGCGGCCCCGCCAAGGCAACGCTCTTCCCGGCGCCTGCTGTCGTCGACGCCGGTGGCGGAGTGACAAGTGACCGAGGGGGAAGTGACGGAGGCGGCGCTGACGCGCCCGGGCCGGTGCCTTTCGTGCAGCGCGCCCAGGGTCCGCGGATCGCTCCCGTAGCGCCCCGGCCGCCGCGACCTGCGCCCTCGGCGCTGACGCGGGCCTCCGCCCCGCGCACGGGACACCGCAGGGTGCTTCCCGCAGTGGCACCGGGCAGCGTGACGGCCGCCCCGCCAGGCGCTGGGGGAGCGGCGCGGACGGCTGCGCTCGCGCCCCTTCAGGCACCGGTGTCCCCGTCCCCGTCCTCGCCTTCCGGTGCCAACTCGCCGAGGCCCGCTCCCGGCTCTCCCCTCCGTCCCCTCCCTCCCTCCTCCGTATCCGCGGCTGCCCCGGTACGCGTCCAGCGCTCCGAGGCAAGCCAGGACGGCCCCCGGCGGTCGGGTCCGGCGGGCCCGCCCGCGGCAGCGCCCCCGGCCGACCGGACCCCGCCGGCTCGCACCTCCTCGCTCCCCGTACAGCGGAGTGCGGCGAGTGTTCCCGGGCCGGCGACCGGGCGGGCCGCCGTCACGCCACGTCGGCGCCCGCTGCTCGGGTCCCCGCTGTCAGGACCTGTGGATCCGCCGGCCGCTCCGCCGACGCCCGCTGCACCGGTGCAACGGCGTCGTGGCAGCGCCGGCCCCGTCGTGGCGCCGTCCCCGCCAGGACCGGCCTCGCCTGTGGCTCCGGCGGGCCGGGTGCCTGCGTCCGGCAGCGTCGCGAACAGCGGAACGAGGCCCGTACAGAGGACACCGCCGACCGGGCCGGAAGCTGCGGTGCGTTCGGCGGCAGGAACGTCCGGGTCAGACGTGTCGTCCGGAGCCGGTACACCCGCGATGCCTGCGCCCGTATCCCGCCCGGCCGCACGGCCGAGGCTGGGCGCTCCGTCGAGTGGACCCGTCGGCGGTCGGACGGCGATCCCTCCGTCGGCTGCAGCGGCTGCAGCGGCTGCACCGGCTGCACCGGCGGCGCGTCGGCATACGAGCGCTCCGGCTCCCGGCCGCACACCTTTCGTGCAACGTTCCCCGGCACCGCCGACCGTCCGTCCGGTGGCGGGCCCCGTGACGCCCGCCACCGCACCGGCGTCGCCCGTACAGCGGCGCGATTCCGCTGGGCGCGACGGTTCCTCCGAGTCGACCACCTTCCCCAAGTCCTCCGGACCCTCCGGACCTTCCGGCTCCGGTGTGGGTGCGAGCGGCGGGGGATCGGGATCCGGCACGGTCGCCGGACCACCCGTCGCTCCGACGCGTGCGCCCGCGGAGCGGGCCGGCGGGCCGGCGACGGTGCAGCGGCTGTCTGCCCCGGGGACATCCGGCAGCGGTGGTACTCCGACGCCGAGCCGTCCCAGTGGCGGGGCCGGTCCTGCGGGCACAGCGTCCACCGGCCCCCGTGCGAACGACCCTGCCGTACCTACGCGTCCGCCCGTGGTGCGCACTTCCGGTCCGCCGGCTTCCGGTCCGGCGTCCAGCGGTCCGGTCGTTCGTAGTGGCGCGCCGGTGCCCGGCGCTCCCGTTCGGCCCTCCGGCGTCTCCGGTGGGAACCCTGCCGACAAGGCAACCCCGTCGACGCGCCCGTCGCCGCCCATGGCGGGCGGATCCGGAGTCGCTCGGTCCGCCACTGCGCTTCCGGTGCAGCGGAAAACGGCGGCGCCCTCCGTACCGGTGCGACGGCCTGCCTCGACCGTACCGCCGGCGGGCGGGCCACGGCCGGTGCCCGCGCCCGGCGTCCGTCCCGCTCCCGGTTCGCCATCCGGTTCCGCGGCGGGAGCGCCGGTGCACCCCGCGGTGAACAACGTGTCCGGATCGCGTCGTTCGGGTGGCGCGCCGCCCGTGCAGCGGTCGTCCCTCGCCCCGGCCTCGGTCCAGCACCCGGCCCCGGCCCGGCCCCCTTCCCCTGCCCGGACGCCTGCCTCCGCTCCGGCCCCCCGCACCTTCGCGGCCCCGGCGGCGAGTGCCGGGCCATCCGTGACGCGGTCGTCCGCCGTGTCCGTCGCGTCTGCCACACCCTCGGCGTCTGCCGCGGGGCGGGGGCTGACACCGGTCGCTCCGCTGCTGGGTTCCTCAGGGCCGGTCACGGCCGCCGGGTTCACGCCGCCGCCGGTGGGGCGGCGCTCCGCGACTCCTGCTCCGGCAGCCGTCGCGCGGCGGCCCGCCGCTCGCGGGGCGGCCGCGCTCCCGGGCGTCCGCAGTGCCGTACCACCGTCCTCGCCGTCGCCGGCTCCCGCACCCGTCGCGAAGGGCACTCCGGCCGCCGTGCGTCTGCACCGCGTCCGGACCGCACCTGCGGCTGCTGCCGACGCTCCTCGTCGGCCTGCCATACAGCGTGCCGCTCTGCCTGCCGTGGTATCGCCGTCCGCCGCCCGGCCGTCCGCCGCCCGTTCGCTGCCGCGGACAGCCGCCCGTGCCCTGGCCGCTCCCGCCACGGCGCCCGCGCCCGTGCGACCTGCCGACCACGAGGGATCCCGTCCCTACGGCGCACCCGCAGGCTTCCCGGTCGTTCAGCGCGCCGCGTCCGCGTCCGCGGCCGTATCGGCATCGGCGGCGCCCGTCCCCGGCGGGACCGTCCGCATGCCGGTACGGGATGCTCCCGCTGTTCCGACCGCCTCCGTGGCCCGGCCGGTCCGGAGCCCCGTCGTGTCCCTCGCGCCGGTCCGGTCCGCTCCGTCAGCCGTGCTCCCGGTGCAGCGGGCCGCGCCCGTCACCCCGGCCGCGCTGCCCACCCTTCCCCCGGTCGCGATACCTGCGTCCGTCCGCGCACCGGCGTCCGCCCCCGCGCGGGTGTCCGCCCCGCACCGCGCCGCCCCGTCCGTCGAGCGGCGGCGGAGCAGCGACGGCGGGGGCTCCTCGGGCCGGCCCGCGCCCTCCCCGACGAGCCAATTCGCACCGCGTGATCTGAAGGAGGACCAGGTGGCCGAGCTGGCCCACCGGCTGATCGAGCCGATGACACGGCTGCTGCGTACCGAGCTACGGCTCGACCGCGAGCGGATCGGCAAGCTGCGCGATCCACGCCACTGACCCCCTCGCGCGAGCCCGAGCCGCACGCGCTGCCGTGTGAGCCCCGAAGGCCCTGAGCCCCGACACCCATGCCCCATGCCCCATCGCCCCAGCCCCATGTGGAACCGCAGGAAGGCCCCACCCGATGCCCCAGGAACTCGACGCAGGCTCCACCATCTTCTTCAACCTCACCATCGACGGTGAGAGCCTGGGCTACTTCAACGGTTGCGAAGGGCTCGCCTCCCAGGTCGAGATCGAGCAGCGGCAGGAGGGCGGCAACAACGGATTCGTCTGGCAACTGCCTTCCCGTGTCACCTTCTCCAACATCACGCTGACCCGGCCTCTCACCGAGGAGACCGCGAGGGTGGCGGAGTGGATCTCCTCGGTGACCACGGGGGTGACCCGCCCCACCGGACAGATCGCCGCGCTGCGCGCCGACGGCTCGACGGTCGCCCAGTGGGGGTTGATCGACGTACTCCCGGTGAGCTGGCGCGGTCCTTCCTTCGATCCGGCGAACCCCGCCGTGGCCACCGAGGTCCTGGAGATCGCCCACCACGGATTCACGGACGCGGGGGAGGCGTAGCCGATGGACCTCTCCAGCTTCGGCATAGGCGACAGCCTGGTGCGGGCGACGCTCGCCATCCATCAGCCGCCGATCGGCAGCAGCACCAGCCCCGGCGCGCTCATGAAGACATTCCACTTCGACTTCAACCCGTCCCAGCTGTCACTCACCCGCAGGGCCCAGTGGAAGACCACGCCCACCGCCGCCGTGCGGGACGGCGCGGTCCCTGAGTTCATGGGGCCCGAGCCCCGGGAGATGGCGGTGGAGATCTTCCTCGACCGCTCGGACGACCCGGACAGCAACGACGTGCGCAAGAAGGTCGAAGCCCTGTTCTCCTGCTGCGAGACGACCACCGCCAGCATCGCGGCGAACCAGCCGTCGACCCCGTGGGTGGTCTTCGAGTGGGGTGCCTTCTCCACCGCCCGCTTCAACGCGTACGTCAGCTCCGTGGAGGCCCAGTACACCCTCTTCAACACCAACGGGATGCCGATCCGGGCCGTCTGCCAGATGACCCTGCACGAGATCCCGAGCAGCACGCTCGGCCAGAACCCCACCTCCGGCGCGCTCACCACCCGCCGCGTGCACCGGGTCGTGGTCGGCGACTCGCTGCCGCTCCTCGCGTGGCGCGAGTACGGGGACGCCACCGTGTGGCGCACGATCGCCGAGGCCAACGACATCGACGACCCGAAGACGCTGACGCCCGGCGTCGAACTGATGCTGCCCGCCGCGGAAGAGGTCGGCGCCTGATGTCCGACATCGGCTTCTCCAACATCCTCACGGTGCAGATCGCCGGAACCAAGCTCAAGTCCCCGCAGAACAAGGACCTGGTGGCCGGCCGGGTCGACTTCGGCGCGGGCGTTCCCGGCGCCTTCCAGCTCACCTTCCGTGACGACACGAAGGACATCCTCGCCAAGCTGAACGTCGAGATCGGTGTTCCCGTGGTCATCGCGCCCTTCTCCGACGGCAAGGGCACACCGCTGATCACGGGAGAGGTCACCGCGCTGGAGACCGAATACGACCGCCTCGGCACCTTCACCGTCATCCGGGGCTACGACAAGGGTCACCGCATGCTGCGGCAGCGCAGGGTCGCGGCGTACAGGAACAAGACCGCCACCGAGATCGCCGTCGAACTGGCGCGGGAGAGCGGCATTCCGCTGGGAAGGACCCAACGGACCAAGGGCCAGTACGAGTTCATAAGCCAGGCCAATGTCACCGACTGGGACTTCGTCCAACGACTGGCGGACGAGAACGAGATGGTGATGTCCATCAACTCGAAGGGGAGGTTCCAGTTCGTCAAGCGGCAGAGGGCGATGTCGGCTCCACCGGAGAGCATGCCGAGCTCGCGGAGCGCGCTCCTCCTGAAGGGCGGCGAGGAGATCCTGCGCTGCCGCGCGGCGGTCACCTCCGCCGACCAGGTGACCGCTGTCGAGGCGCGTGGCTGGAACGTCACCACCAAGCAGTCCCTCGTCCACAAGACGCCCGCCCTGGACAACCCGGGCTTCGTCATCGGGACGAAGCCGTCCGAGGCGTCCAGGAGGTTCGGCAAGGCCGAACTCGTCGAGACCGCAACGCCGTACGACAAGCTGGACGAGGTCAAGCAAGCCGCCGAGTCCCTGGCGGAGGACGTGACCTCGTCCTTCGCCGAGGTGGAAGTCACGGCGCGCGGCAACACGGAACTGCGGCCGGGCGTCGCCGTCACCCTCAAGGGCGTCGGCAAGCCGTTCCAGGGCAAGTACACGATCACGGCCGCCCGTCACACCTTCGGTGACCAGGAGCACTACCAGACGTTCCTGAACGTCAGCGGCCGCCAGTGGCGTTCGCTGTACGGGCTCACCTCCGGAGGCGGAGGGACGGGCCCGACCAGGCTGCCCAGCGTTGCCAATGCCCTGGTCACCGATATCAAGGACCCGCTGCGGCAGGGCAGGGTCAAGCTGACGTTCCCCTGGCTGGACGACATGTACGTCAGCGACTGGACCCGGACCGTCCAGCTCGGCGGGGCCAAGGGCGGCAGCATGATCTCCCCGGATGTCGACGACGAGGTGCTGGTGGCCTTCGACCGCGGCGCTCTGGACCACCCGTACGTCATCGGCGGCCTCTACAACGGCGTCGACAAACCGGACCCCGTCGACGTGCCGGTCTACGACCCGACGCGCGGCAAGGTCACCCGGCGCACCCTGTCCGACCGCAGCAACAACCGCATCGACCTGCTCGACCAGAGTGTCGGTCTCAAGCGCGGGGTGCGGCTGTCCACCGGCGACGACCGGCTCACCATCAACCTGGACCGCACGAAGACCGAGATCGTCGTGGACAGCAAGGGCGCCGTCTCCATCAGGGGATCCGCCGGGGTGGCCGTCAATGCGGGAGGCAACCTCTCACTGAACGCGGTGGGCTCCCTGACGATCCGCAGCGGCGGGCCGATGAACATCAACGCGGCGTCCGTCCTGTCCCTGCAGGCGGGCGGCGTCGCGTCCGTGACCGCCGGCGGGGCGCTCACCATGACGAGCACGGCGGCCATGACCTTGTCCGCCGGGGTCTCCCTGCAGATGACCGCCGCCATCAACATCGGCCTGCAAGCCGCCACGATCAAGTCCAGCGGCCTCCTCACCTCCAACAACAACAAGGTGCTCACCGTGG
Proteins encoded in this window:
- a CDS encoding phage tail protein encodes the protein MAAQGDSLTTNNFGLQIDGVMVEYLHGVGEIGMEQDVIEYQQVSANGQPITKKMPGVKKAGETTVTRGMEQSTAFTEWINASLRGDMGSARKNASIIYMDSQYNPVRRQHLRNAWCSKVMGAAATAGEAAVMTETVTIVYEELVTE
- a CDS encoding DUF6760 family protein; translation: MTYATDRIHDEIAYIAYHFHWSLDAILDLEHRERRRYAEQIATLVTRAAPQTER
- a CDS encoding phage tail protein, coding for MPQELDAGSTIFFNLTIDGESLGYFNGCEGLASQVEIEQRQEGGNNGFVWQLPSRVTFSNITLTRPLTEETARVAEWISSVTTGVTRPTGQIAALRADGSTVAQWGLIDVLPVSWRGPSFDPANPAVATEVLEIAHHGFTDAGEA
- a CDS encoding CIS tube protein, producing MDLSSFGIGDSLVRATLAIHQPPIGSSTSPGALMKTFHFDFNPSQLSLTRRAQWKTTPTAAVRDGAVPEFMGPEPREMAVEIFLDRSDDPDSNDVRKKVEALFSCCETTTASIAANQPSTPWVVFEWGAFSTARFNAYVSSVEAQYTLFNTNGMPIRAVCQMTLHEIPSSTLGQNPTSGALTTRRVHRVVVGDSLPLLAWREYGDATVWRTIAEANDIDDPKTLTPGVELMLPAAEEVGA
- a CDS encoding VgrG-related protein — its product is MSDIGFSNILTVQIAGTKLKSPQNKDLVAGRVDFGAGVPGAFQLTFRDDTKDILAKLNVEIGVPVVIAPFSDGKGTPLITGEVTALETEYDRLGTFTVIRGYDKGHRMLRQRRVAAYRNKTATEIAVELARESGIPLGRTQRTKGQYEFISQANVTDWDFVQRLADENEMVMSINSKGRFQFVKRQRAMSAPPESMPSSRSALLLKGGEEILRCRAAVTSADQVTAVEARGWNVTTKQSLVHKTPALDNPGFVIGTKPSEASRRFGKAELVETATPYDKLDEVKQAAESLAEDVTSSFAEVEVTARGNTELRPGVAVTLKGVGKPFQGKYTITAARHTFGDQEHYQTFLNVSGRQWRSLYGLTSGGGGTGPTRLPSVANALVTDIKDPLRQGRVKLTFPWLDDMYVSDWTRTVQLGGAKGGSMISPDVDDEVLVAFDRGALDHPYVIGGLYNGVDKPDPVDVPVYDPTRGKVTRRTLSDRSNNRIDLLDQSVGLKRGVRLSTGDDRLTINLDRTKTEIVVDSKGAVSIRGSAGVAVNAGGNLSLNAVGSLTIRSGGPMNINAASVLSLQAGGVASVTAGGALTMTSTAAMTLSAGVSLQMTAAINIGLQAATIKSSGLLTSNNNKVLTVGAG